In a single window of the Ooceraea biroi isolate clonal line C1 chromosome 8, Obir_v5.4, whole genome shotgun sequence genome:
- the LOC113562485 gene encoding uncharacterized protein LOC113562485, with translation METGSFARRTTDIPGRPRTTRTPALEEAVLNAIEHHPETSTRKIAADLHVSHKLVWTILREQQLYPYHIQRVQALLPRDFPQRLTFCRWMQQKIARNPQFVAEVQFAFNVWVGIIGDFFIGLVFLPLRLNG, from the exons ATGGAAACAGGATCCTTCGCAAGGAGGACAACTGATATTCCAGGAAGGCCTAGAACAACTAGGACTCCTGCACTGGAGGAAGCCGTTCTGAATGCAATTGAACATCATCCAGAAACGAGCACCAGAAAAATTGCTGCTGACCTCCATGTGAGTCATAAGTTAGTATGGACAATATTAAGAGAACAACAATTATATCCTTACCATATTCAACGCGTACAGGCACTGTTGCCACGAGATTTCCCGCAACGTTTAACTTTTTGTCGGTGGATGCAGCAAAAAATCGCACGAAATCCCCAATTCGTTGCAGAG gttcaatttgcatttaatgtaTGGGTGGGAATTATTggtgatttttttattggtcTTGTCTTTCTTCCCTTGAGACTTAACGGTtaa